The following are encoded together in the Desulfovibrio desulfuricans DSM 642 genome:
- the queF gene encoding preQ(1) synthase yields MSTRSQDQTQDLKVLGTGRLQSPEGGPSVALLEAFPNCFPQRPYVISISFPEFTSLCPVTGQPDCGTITVEYIPDELCVESKSFKLYMFAFRNHQSFMETITNNVLEDLRTLLNPCWCRVKGLFAPRGGTRIHVFAETFKDTLPEEQNRLVREAVAAWKSEPDPHRP; encoded by the coding sequence ATGAGTACCCGCAGCCAGGATCAGACCCAGGACCTGAAGGTTCTTGGCACAGGCCGCCTTCAGTCCCCGGAGGGCGGCCCCAGCGTAGCCCTGCTGGAGGCCTTTCCCAACTGCTTTCCCCAGCGCCCCTATGTGATCAGCATCAGCTTTCCCGAATTTACCTCGCTCTGCCCGGTGACCGGCCAGCCCGACTGCGGCACCATCACGGTGGAGTACATTCCCGATGAGCTGTGCGTGGAATCCAAGAGCTTCAAGCTCTATATGTTCGCCTTCCGCAATCACCAGTCGTTTATGGAAACCATCACCAACAACGTGCTGGAAGACCTGCGCACCCTGCTCAATCCCTGCTGGTGCCGGGTCAAGGGGCTGTTTGCGCCGCGCGGCGGCACGCGCATCCACGTGTTTGCCGAAACTTTCAAGGACACCCTGCCCGAAGAGCAGAACCGCCTTGTGCGTGAAGCCGTGGCTGCGTGGAAGTCCGAACCCGATCCGCACCGCCCGTAA